From Chryseobacterium joostei, the proteins below share one genomic window:
- a CDS encoding alkaline phosphatase PhoX: MKKKLLTIGMLALLAGTTIQAQTFIFNKNASWSYKDNNQAQPDDWKSKTYDISTWAVGNGPLGYGDPVTTTIASSLTTAYFAKDITVDLATLSDNVELGVMRDDGIVVYLNGEEVVRDNMPAGTITFNTFSSTIIDGAAESVYNIFSIPKSKFVNGVNRISIELHNRSVTSSDLRIDAYLKTTTNTTTPVVCNGSHISCFTSIVPTAQTNKLIIPAEHKYQLILKEGDSYTEGGGLVGGQNDFTAYVARSGSSTNGFLSVNHETNPGGVTMAEVNYNAATKLWQLTKSRAVSFSDPSLVQTIRNCSGGITPWGTVITAEESVTSNDTNGDGYKDYGWLVEIDPATAQVISKNANGSKGKLWQMGIMNHENVVINNAGTIAYYGEDGGTHMVYKYVMDTPNNLSSGNLYVLKLDQGLTTAGDPVGTTATWIPVPNKEQADQNNTANLAFSLGGTKFNGVEDVDISPLDGRIYFTAKGLDRVYRLQDNGTTASQVETFVGGGSTVYSFNTAQGTKSEAWGDGNDNLTFDELGNLWVLQDGGKNYIWVIAPDHTQANPKVRLFASMPAGSEPTGLTFTPDHKFGFFSIQHPDSTISTDVDATGNAIDYRGKSATIVIALKENLGIEGGLGTIETKNTENTVTVAPNPTSGIVKINSPKGLKDISVTAYSMDGKIVYTKKFNGTNKGLDLDFTQQLESSRVLILNIEAEGGFQKTVKLLKK, encoded by the coding sequence ATGAAGAAAAAACTACTAACAATTGGGATGTTGGCTTTACTTGCTGGTACTACCATTCAGGCACAGACTTTTATCTTTAATAAGAATGCATCTTGGAGCTATAAAGACAACAACCAGGCACAACCCGATGACTGGAAGTCTAAAACGTATGATATTTCAACCTGGGCGGTTGGAAACGGACCTTTAGGATACGGAGATCCTGTAACTACTACCATTGCTTCAAGCCTTACTACAGCTTATTTTGCTAAAGATATTACGGTAGATCTGGCAACGCTTTCAGATAATGTGGAGCTTGGTGTAATGAGAGATGATGGTATTGTAGTTTATCTTAACGGAGAAGAAGTGGTAAGAGATAATATGCCTGCAGGTACCATTACTTTCAACACTTTCTCCAGTACAATAATTGATGGGGCTGCAGAGAGTGTTTATAATATCTTCTCTATTCCAAAATCAAAATTTGTAAACGGAGTCAACAGAATCTCTATTGAATTACATAACAGAAGTGTTACAAGTTCTGACCTTAGAATTGATGCTTACCTGAAAACCACAACCAATACAACAACACCTGTTGTATGCAATGGTTCTCATATCAGCTGTTTTACATCTATTGTTCCCACAGCACAAACCAATAAACTTATCATTCCTGCAGAACACAAGTACCAACTTATTTTAAAAGAAGGGGATAGCTATACTGAAGGGGGTGGATTAGTAGGAGGACAAAATGACTTTACAGCTTATGTTGCCAGATCAGGAAGCAGTACAAACGGATTCCTTTCTGTAAACCATGAAACAAATCCGGGTGGTGTTACTATGGCTGAGGTTAACTATAATGCAGCTACAAAACTTTGGCAGCTAACAAAATCAAGAGCGGTAAGTTTTTCAGATCCTAGCTTGGTGCAGACTATCAGAAACTGTTCTGGAGGAATTACTCCTTGGGGAACTGTAATTACAGCAGAAGAATCTGTTACATCTAATGATACCAACGGAGACGGTTACAAGGATTATGGATGGCTTGTAGAAATTGACCCTGCAACAGCACAGGTTATTTCTAAAAATGCAAACGGTTCCAAAGGAAAACTTTGGCAGATGGGAATCATGAACCATGAAAACGTGGTGATTAACAATGCCGGAACTATAGCATACTACGGTGAAGATGGTGGAACTCACATGGTGTATAAATATGTAATGGATACCCCGAATAACCTTTCTTCAGGAAACCTTTATGTATTGAAATTAGATCAAGGGTTAACTACAGCAGGGGATCCGGTAGGTACCACAGCAACATGGATTCCGGTTCCGAATAAAGAGCAGGCAGACCAAAACAATACAGCAAACCTTGCCTTTTCTTTGGGAGGTACTAAATTTAATGGAGTAGAAGACGTAGACATCAGCCCGTTAGATGGCAGAATCTATTTTACAGCAAAAGGATTAGATAGAGTATATCGTTTACAGGATAACGGAACAACGGCTTCACAAGTAGAAACATTTGTAGGTGGTGGATCTACAGTATATTCATTCAATACAGCTCAGGGAACGAAGTCTGAAGCTTGGGGAGATGGAAATGACAACCTTACCTTTGATGAACTAGGAAACCTTTGGGTACTTCAGGATGGAGGTAAAAACTACATCTGGGTAATTGCTCCAGATCATACTCAGGCCAATCCAAAAGTAAGACTATTTGCTTCTATGCCGGCAGGATCTGAACCTACTGGATTAACTTTTACGCCAGATCATAAATTCGGATTCTTCTCAATCCAGCATCCGGATTCTACAATCTCTACAGACGTTGATGCAACAGGAAATGCGATTGATTATAGAGGAAAGTCTGCAACCATTGTTATTGCACTTAAAGAAAACTTAGGAATCGAAGGAGGTTTAGGAACCATCGAAACCAAAAACACTGAAAATACAGTAACCGTAGCACCAAACCCTACTTCAGGTATTGTAAAAATCAATTCACCAAAAGGTCTGAAAGATATTTCAGTAACCGCTTACAGTATGGATGGTAAAATTGTTTATACGAAGAAATTCAACGGAACAAACAAGGGATTAGACCTTGATTTTACACAGCAGCTGGAAAGTTCTCGTGTTTTAATTTTAAATATTGAAGCAGAAGGAGGTTTCCAAAAAACGGTGAAACTTTTAAAGAAGTAA
- a CDS encoding leucine-rich repeat domain-containing protein codes for MKKLFLLISILSLSQVHAQIDPVKYPTFTNIDDALKSEKTVYSMSFREKGLFNLPPQLVKLDSIFFLNIMANKLEKMDQELFALKELEILNVNENSIKYIPDEISQLGKLTTFSMNLNSLTSINPNIAKLQKLKVVHFDANNLNVFPEALMEIPALEEINLQGNQISFIADRLDHIKNLKFLNLADNQINDMGNLSFPKNLKYLELQQNAIVKLPENLFKAQELEFLNVSGNNITEISSRIKGLKKMVSMNLANNNIKEIPVEISQLKKLKTLILTGNPMEKSKIEKLKTLLPETQVYF; via the coding sequence ATGAAAAAGCTATTCCTACTTATTTCCATCTTGTCACTTTCTCAGGTTCATGCTCAGATTGATCCTGTTAAGTATCCTACATTCACCAATATTGATGATGCCCTGAAAAGTGAAAAAACAGTTTACAGTATGAGCTTTAGAGAAAAAGGATTGTTCAATCTTCCGCCTCAGCTTGTAAAACTGGATTCTATTTTCTTTTTAAATATCATGGCCAATAAACTGGAAAAAATGGATCAGGAACTATTTGCATTAAAAGAGCTTGAGATTTTAAATGTGAATGAAAACAGCATTAAGTACATTCCTGATGAAATAAGCCAACTTGGGAAATTGACCACATTCTCAATGAACCTGAATAGCTTAACCAGCATTAATCCCAATATTGCAAAACTTCAGAAGCTAAAAGTTGTTCATTTTGATGCCAATAACCTGAATGTTTTTCCCGAAGCCCTTATGGAAATCCCTGCCTTGGAAGAAATCAATCTTCAGGGAAACCAGATCAGTTTTATTGCCGATAGACTTGATCACATCAAAAACCTGAAATTCCTAAATCTTGCGGATAATCAGATTAATGATATGGGAAATCTTTCTTTTCCTAAAAATCTAAAATATCTTGAACTGCAGCAAAATGCAATAGTTAAACTTCCGGAAAACCTTTTTAAAGCTCAGGAACTTGAATTTTTGAATGTAAGTGGTAATAATATCACAGAAATTTCATCCCGAATAAAAGGACTAAAGAAGATGGTGAGTATGAATTTAGCCAATAATAATATAAAAGAAATTCCTGTAGAAATCAGTCAGCTTAAAAAATTAAAAACCTTGATTCTTACAGGAAATCCTATGGAAAAATCTAAAATTGAAAAACTTAAAACCTTACTGCCGGAAACCCAGGTTTATTTCTAA
- a CDS encoding translation initiation factor: protein MDLRDQLKNLFPAHEEQDFEMPEEEFKQKDALVCKFEKKGRNGKPVTIIEGWEGSEDELKKISKKIKTTLGIGGSEKDGTIIIQGDNRDKIMTILKDMGYKTKRVGG from the coding sequence ATGGATTTACGTGACCAACTGAAGAATCTTTTTCCTGCACACGAAGAGCAGGATTTTGAAATGCCCGAGGAAGAATTCAAGCAAAAGGATGCCTTGGTATGCAAGTTTGAGAAAAAAGGCAGAAATGGAAAGCCTGTAACCATTATTGAAGGATGGGAAGGCAGTGAGGATGAGCTTAAAAAGATCTCTAAGAAAATAAAAACCACCTTAGGAATAGGCGGTTCTGAGAAAGATGGAACGATTATCATTCAAGGGGACAACCGTGATAAAATAATGACTATCCTTAAAGATATGGGCTATAAAACCAAACGTGTTGGCGGATAG
- a CDS encoding DUF2268 domain-containing putative Zn-dependent protease (predicted Zn-dependent protease with a strongly conserved HExxH motif), giving the protein MKINHALAVLLLTFGITNAQTGFSSDPLNAVFETKDANNFWKAFDKMETSKQNPFVDYMKDGSAGVKGFTNNRIINADSLYTMVKKRKEDYLKSRNVLAGINQKEKRVRAIYTALKYWYPEAKFPPVYFVYGRFNSGGTVSKDGIIIGTEKLNNLDGIVSLIAHELIHYQQDNKGKDILIKYAIKEGSADFISELISGETINTSTHYYQYGEAHSDKLYREFVTALKTADSTDWLYGTSKKDDRPNDLGYWMGYKITEAYFNKQTDKHKAIHDILNITDPLMFLKESGFLDQYIREYTKKNNMKFDDFFKEYS; this is encoded by the coding sequence ATGAAAATCAATCATGCTCTTGCTGTTTTGCTTCTGACTTTTGGGATAACCAACGCCCAAACAGGTTTTTCCAGTGATCCTTTAAACGCTGTTTTTGAAACAAAGGATGCCAATAACTTCTGGAAGGCATTCGATAAAATGGAAACCTCAAAGCAAAATCCTTTTGTAGATTATATGAAGGATGGTTCTGCCGGAGTAAAAGGCTTTACGAACAACAGGATTATCAATGCCGATTCATTGTATACAATGGTAAAAAAGAGGAAAGAAGACTATCTTAAGAGTCGTAATGTTCTGGCCGGAATCAATCAAAAAGAAAAAAGAGTCAGAGCTATTTATACGGCATTGAAGTATTGGTACCCTGAAGCTAAATTTCCACCCGTATATTTTGTATATGGAAGATTCAATTCAGGAGGAACCGTTTCTAAGGACGGAATTATCATCGGAACAGAAAAACTGAACAATCTGGATGGTATTGTATCCCTTATTGCCCATGAATTGATCCATTATCAACAAGATAATAAAGGAAAGGATATCTTAATTAAATATGCTATAAAGGAAGGAAGCGCAGATTTTATCAGTGAACTGATCTCCGGAGAAACGATTAATACCAGTACACATTATTATCAGTACGGTGAGGCTCATTCAGATAAATTATATAGAGAATTTGTGACCGCACTAAAAACGGCAGATTCTACAGACTGGCTTTATGGAACAAGTAAAAAAGATGATCGTCCCAATGACCTTGGATATTGGATGGGGTATAAGATTACAGAAGCCTATTTCAATAAACAGACCGATAAGCACAAAGCAATCCATGATATTCTAAATATCACCGATCCTTTGATGTTCCTAAAGGAAAGTGGCTTTTTGGATCAGTATATCAGAGAGTATACAAAGAAGAATAATATGAAATTTGATGACTTTTTTAAAGAATATTCATAA
- the gpmI gene encoding 2,3-bisphosphoglycerate-independent phosphoglycerate mutase, which translates to MSKKAILAILDGWGLGTNPDVSAIDKANTPFIDSCYKKFPHTTLEASGLAVGLPAGQMGNSEVGHMNLGAGRVVYQNLVKLNMAVENGTLGQEKVIQDAFEYAKKENKKVHFIGLVSNGGVHSHINHLKGLLTAAKEFGLNDNVFVHAFTDGRDCDPHSGLGFIEELQNHMEATTGKLATVVGRYFAMDRDKRWERVKLAYDALVEGVGFETTDALAAIKDSYENNVTDEFLKPIILVNTTETGNVVPVAKIIDNDVVISFNFRTDRGREITEVLSQKDFPEYSMKKLNLYYVTLTNYDKTYQNVQVVFDENVLEETMGEVLEKNNRTQIRIAETEKYPHVTFFFSGGREEEFKGEKRLLCPSPKDVPTYDLKPEMSAYDITNAIVPELEQGTADFVCLNFANTDMVGHTGVFEAAVKAAETVDQCIEKVATAAYENGYAVFILADHGNSDVMLNPDGTPNTQHSTNLVPFIVMDKDKTWSLKPGKLGDVAPTILKVMGVEIPNAMTGDILVS; encoded by the coding sequence ATGTCAAAAAAAGCAATATTAGCAATTCTTGACGGATGGGGATTGGGAACAAACCCGGACGTTTCTGCCATAGACAAAGCAAACACACCATTCATAGACAGCTGTTACAAAAAATTTCCACACACCACACTTGAAGCAAGTGGTTTGGCTGTTGGACTTCCTGCAGGACAAATGGGGAATTCTGAAGTAGGACACATGAACCTTGGAGCCGGAAGGGTAGTTTATCAAAATCTGGTAAAACTGAACATGGCCGTTGAAAACGGAACCCTTGGTCAGGAGAAAGTCATTCAGGATGCTTTTGAATACGCTAAAAAAGAAAATAAAAAAGTACATTTCATCGGATTGGTATCCAATGGAGGAGTACACTCACATATCAATCACCTAAAAGGATTATTAACTGCTGCAAAGGAATTCGGCTTGAATGACAATGTCTTTGTACATGCATTTACAGACGGAAGAGACTGTGATCCGCATTCAGGATTAGGATTCATTGAAGAACTTCAAAACCATATGGAGGCCACCACAGGAAAACTGGCAACTGTGGTAGGAAGATACTTCGCAATGGACAGAGATAAAAGATGGGAGCGTGTGAAATTAGCCTATGACGCCCTTGTGGAGGGAGTAGGATTTGAAACAACAGACGCGTTAGCTGCGATTAAGGATTCTTACGAAAATAATGTAACCGACGAGTTTCTTAAACCAATTATCCTGGTTAATACCACTGAAACAGGAAATGTTGTTCCGGTAGCAAAAATCATAGACAATGATGTGGTAATAAGCTTCAACTTCCGTACAGACAGAGGTAGAGAAATTACAGAAGTTCTTTCTCAAAAGGATTTTCCGGAATATTCTATGAAGAAATTAAACCTTTATTATGTTACGTTGACTAACTATGATAAGACCTACCAAAATGTTCAGGTTGTTTTCGACGAAAATGTTTTAGAGGAGACTATGGGTGAAGTTCTTGAGAAAAACAACAGAACTCAGATCAGAATTGCTGAAACAGAGAAATATCCACATGTTACTTTCTTCTTTTCAGGAGGAAGAGAGGAAGAATTCAAAGGAGAAAAAAGACTATTATGTCCAAGCCCTAAGGATGTTCCTACCTACGATTTAAAACCGGAAATGTCAGCATATGATATCACAAATGCCATTGTACCAGAATTGGAGCAAGGTACAGCTGATTTTGTCTGCCTGAACTTTGCCAATACAGATATGGTAGGCCATACAGGTGTTTTTGAAGCAGCGGTAAAAGCAGCAGAAACTGTAGATCAATGCATCGAAAAAGTAGCAACTGCCGCCTATGAAAACGGATATGCGGTATTCATTTTGGCCGACCACGGAAATTCCGATGTCATGCTAAATCCGGACGGAACTCCTAATACACAGCATTCAACCAATCTGGTCCCTTTTATTGTAATGGATAAAGACAAAACATGGAGCTTAAAGCCAGGAAAACTGGGTGATGTAGCACCTACAATCCTAAAGGTAATGGGAGTAGAAATACCAAATGCCATGACTGGAGATATTTTAGTTAGCTAA
- a CDS encoding acyl-ACP desaturase → MYQKLVRKEVMGILEKEVGSFLDKFLTPIEKIWQPSDYLPDPSSDDFKHDLEEIQTFAREMPYDLFVTLIGDCITEEALPSYESWLMGVDGVNQEQKVGWANWVRAWTAEENRHGDLLNKYLYLCGRVNMREVEITTQYLINDGFDLGTSMDPYRNFIYTSFQETATNISHRRVGTLAKQSGNGKLAKMCGVIAADEARHAKAYKHFVAKILEIDPSEMILAFEDMMRKKIVMPAHLMRQSGQKAGELWGHFSDAAQRCMVYTGHDYINIMKDLLDEWKIEHVKGLTEKAEKAQEYLMKLPARLQKITDRVSTPDLQFQFNWVKS, encoded by the coding sequence ATGTATCAAAAGCTTGTTAGGAAAGAAGTAATGGGAATATTGGAAAAGGAAGTAGGTTCTTTTCTTGATAAATTTTTAACGCCAATTGAAAAGATATGGCAGCCTTCTGATTACCTGCCAGATCCTTCAAGCGATGATTTTAAACACGATTTAGAAGAGATTCAGACTTTTGCCCGTGAGATGCCGTATGATTTGTTTGTAACATTAATCGGCGACTGTATTACTGAAGAAGCCCTACCATCTTATGAGTCTTGGCTAATGGGAGTGGATGGAGTAAATCAGGAACAAAAAGTAGGCTGGGCAAACTGGGTGAGAGCCTGGACAGCTGAAGAAAACAGACATGGAGACTTATTAAACAAGTATCTATATCTGTGTGGAAGAGTGAACATGAGAGAAGTTGAGATCACTACTCAATATCTTATTAATGATGGCTTCGACCTGGGTACAAGTATGGATCCGTACAGAAACTTCATTTATACAAGTTTCCAGGAAACAGCAACCAATATCTCTCACAGAAGAGTAGGAACATTGGCTAAACAGTCCGGAAACGGAAAATTAGCTAAAATGTGCGGAGTGATTGCAGCTGATGAAGCAAGACACGCTAAAGCTTACAAGCATTTCGTAGCTAAAATCCTTGAAATAGACCCATCAGAAATGATTCTTGCGTTTGAAGACATGATGCGTAAGAAGATTGTAATGCCGGCTCACCTGATGAGACAATCAGGACAGAAAGCTGGAGAACTGTGGGGGCATTTCTCAGATGCTGCACAAAGATGTATGGTATACACCGGTCATGATTATATTAATATTATGAAAGATCTTCTTGATGAATGGAAGATTGAACACGTAAAAGGCCTTACAGAAAAAGCAGAAAAAGCTCAGGAATACCTGATGAAGCTTCCTGCAAGACTACAGAAGATCACAGACAGAGTTTCAACACCTGATCTTCAGTTCCAGTTTAACTGGGTAAAGAGCTAG
- a CDS encoding BT0820 family HAD-type phosphatase, translated as MLNNKKIAVDFDGTVVDDAYPAIGKPKIFAFETLKRLQAEGFRLILWTYRHGKTLDEAVEFCKKNGIEFYAVNSSFEGEVFDPANQSRKLDADWFIDDRNIGGFPGWGEIYNIIQERIEFRVEGKEVLAYSKLKKEKKKGLFW; from the coding sequence ATGTTAAATAATAAAAAGATTGCTGTTGACTTTGACGGAACCGTTGTGGATGATGCTTATCCGGCAATTGGTAAACCGAAAATTTTCGCCTTTGAAACATTAAAAAGGCTTCAGGCAGAAGGCTTCAGACTTATTCTTTGGACATACAGACACGGAAAAACGCTAGATGAAGCAGTAGAATTCTGCAAAAAGAATGGGATAGAATTTTATGCGGTAAACTCAAGTTTCGAAGGAGAAGTTTTTGATCCTGCCAATCAATCCAGAAAATTGGATGCAGACTGGTTCATCGATGATAGAAACATTGGTGGATTCCCGGGATGGGGTGAAATCTATAATATCATTCAGGAAAGAATAGAATTCCGTGTAGAAGGAAAAGAAGTTCTTGCCTATTCAAAACTTAAAAAAGAAAAGAAAAAAGGTCTTTTCTGGTAA